A region of Rhodamnia argentea isolate NSW1041297 chromosome 9, ASM2092103v1, whole genome shotgun sequence DNA encodes the following proteins:
- the LOC115748567 gene encoding (+)-neomenthol dehydrogenase-like isoform X3 — protein sequence MADSKSQRYAVVTGSNKGIGFAICKLLASKGIVVVLTARDEKRGLEAVEKLKLEPGLSDHVFFHQLDVSDPASVSSLADFVKCQFGKLDILVNNAAILGCIVDADALRAAGIGKEQLKWSEISTTTYELTEECININYCGAKRMVDAFIGLLQLSDSPRIVNVSSGAGKLALFPDGWAKNVFSDAKCLTEDKVDEVLKEFLKDFRQGTLGTNGWPASHSAYIVSKAALNAYTRILAAKYPKFCANCVCPGFVKTDILHRTGFLTPEEGAEGPVSLSLLPDDGPSGRFFEGTKESSFVSYEDDYYLPNGEKFILPNFN from the exons ATGGCCGACTCCAAATCGCAGAG GTATGCAGTTGTAACAGGATCAAACAAAGGCATTGGATTTGCCATATGCAAGCTCTTGGCTTCCAAGGGGATTGTGGTGGTATTGACTgcaagagatgagaagagaggaCTGGAAGCTGTGGAGAAGCTCAAACTAGAGCCTGGCCTCTCTGACCATGTCTTCTTCCACCAGCTTGATGTCTCTGATCCTGCCAGCGTTTCATCTCTTGCGGACTTCGTTAAGTGCCAATTTGGAAAGCTCGATATTCTG GTGAACAACGCTGCTATATTGGGATGCATTGTTGATGCCGATGCTTTAAGAGCAGCCGGCATCGGAAAG GAGCAACTTAAGTGGAGTGAAATCTCGACAACGACATACGAGTTAACTGAAGAGTGCATTAACATCAACTATTGCGGTGCCAAAAGGATGGTTGATGCATTCATTGGCCTCCTCCAACTATCTGACTCGCCAAGGATTGTTAATGTTTCCTCTGGCGCCGGGAAGCTCGCG CTCTTCCCGGATGGCTGGGCTAAGAACGTCTTCAGCGATGCCAAATGCCTCACGGAAGACAAGGTTGACGAGGTATTGAAGGAGTTTCTAAAAGATTTTAGGCAAGGTACTCTGGGGACCAATGGCTGGCCAGCTTCTCATTCTGCTTATATAGTTTCTAAAGCGGCGTTAAACGCTTACACGAGGATTTTAGCAGCCAAGTACCCCAAGTTTTGTGCAAATTGCGTCTGCCCTGGATTCGTCAAGACGGATATATTGCACCGGACCGGTTTCTTGACTCCGGAAGAAGGGGCGGAAGGTCCCGTGAGTCTGTCCTTGCTGCCCGATGACGGCCCATCTGGCCGATTCTTTGAAGGGACGAAAGAATCGTCCTTCGTCTCGTATGAGGATGATTATTATCTTCCAAATGGCGAAAAGTTTATCCTTCCTAATTTTAATTGA
- the LOC115748568 gene encoding (+)-neomenthol dehydrogenase-like, translating into MADSKSQRCAVVTGSNKGIGFAICKLLASKGIVVVLTARDEKKGLEAVDKLKLESGLSKHVFFHQLDVSNPASVSSLADFVKHQFGKLDILVNNAAVLGCLVDADGLRAGGMGNKQLKWSEISTGTYELTEECININYYGAKRMVDALIGLLQLSDSPRIVNVSSGAGKLVFFPDGWAKNVFSNAECLTEEKVDEVLKEFLKDSRQGSLATKGWPASHSAYIVSKAALNAYTRILAAKYPKFRANCVCPGFVKTDILHQTGFWTPEEGAEGPVSLSLLPDDGPSGRFFQGTKESSFVSYEDDYYLPNGEKFVLPDFN; encoded by the exons ATGGCCGACTCCAAATCGCAGAG GTGTGCAGTTGTTACAGGATCAAACAAAGGCATTGGATTTGCCATATGCAAGCTTTTGGCTTCCAAGGGGATTGTGGTGGTATTGACCgcaagagatgagaagaaaggACTTGAAGCTGTGGACAAGCTTAAACTAGAGTCTGGCCTCTCTAAACATGTCTTCTTCCACCAACTCGATGTCTCCAATCCTGCCAGCGTTTCGTCTCTTGCAGACTTTGTTAAGCACCAATTTGGAAAGCTCGATATTCTG gTGAACAATGCTGCTGTCTTGGGATGCCTTGTGGATGCTGATGGTTTAAGAGCAGGCGGCATGGGAAAT AAGCAACTTAAGTGGAGTGAAATCTCGACGGGGACATACGAGTTAACTGAAGAGTGCATTAACATCAACTATTACGGTGCCAAAAGGATGGTTGATGCACTCATTGGCCTCCTCCAACTATCTGACTCGCCGAGGATTGTTAATGTTTCCTCCGGCGCCGGGAAGCTTGTG TTTTTCCCGGATGGCTGGGCTAAGAACGTCTTTAGCAATGCCGAATGCCTCACGGAAGAAAAGGTGGACGAGGTATTGAAGGAGTTTCTAAAAGATTCTAGGCAAGGTTCTCTCGCGACCAAAGGCTGGCCAGCTTCTCATTCTGCTTATATAGTTTCTAAAGCGGCGTTAAACGCTTACACGAGGATTTTAGCAGCCAAGTACCCCAAGTTTCGTGCAAATTGCGTCTGCCCTGGATTTGTCAAGACGGATATATTGCACCAGACTGGTTTCTGGACACCGGAAGAAGGTGCGGAGGGTCCCGTGAGTCTGTCCTTGCTGCCCGATGATGGCCCATCTGGCCGATTCTTTCAAGGGACGAAAGAATCGTCCTTCGTCTCGTATGAGGATGATTATTATCTTCCAAATGGCGAAAAGTTTGTCCTTCCTGATTTTAATTGA
- the LOC115748567 gene encoding (+)-neomenthol dehydrogenase-like isoform X2, translated as MADSKSKRYAVVTGSNKGIGFAICKLLASKGIVVVLTARDEKRGLEAVEKLKLEPGLSDHVFFHQLDVSDPASVSSLADFVKCQFGKLDILVNNAAILGCIVDADALRAAGIGKEQLKWSEISTTTYELTEECININYCGAKRMVDAFIGLLQLSDSPRIVNVSSGAGKLALFPDGWAKNVFSDAKCLTEDKVDEVLKEFLKDFRQGTLGTNGWPASHSAYIVSKAALNAYTRILAAKYPKFCANCVCPGFVKTDILHRTGFLTPEEGAEGPVSLSLLPDDGPSGRFFEGTKESSFVSYEDDYYLPNGEKFILPNFN; from the exons ATGGCGGACTCCAAATCTAAGAG GTATGCAGTTGTAACAGGATCAAACAAAGGCATTGGATTTGCCATATGCAAGCTCTTGGCTTCCAAGGGGATTGTGGTGGTATTGACTgcaagagatgagaagagaggaCTGGAAGCTGTGGAGAAGCTCAAACTAGAGCCTGGCCTCTCTGACCATGTCTTCTTCCACCAGCTTGATGTCTCTGATCCTGCCAGCGTTTCATCTCTTGCGGACTTCGTTAAGTGCCAATTTGGAAAGCTCGATATTCTG GTGAACAACGCTGCTATATTGGGATGCATTGTTGATGCCGATGCTTTAAGAGCAGCCGGCATCGGAAAG GAGCAACTTAAGTGGAGTGAAATCTCGACAACGACATACGAGTTAACTGAAGAGTGCATTAACATCAACTATTGCGGTGCCAAAAGGATGGTTGATGCATTCATTGGCCTCCTCCAACTATCTGACTCGCCAAGGATTGTTAATGTTTCCTCTGGCGCCGGGAAGCTCGCG CTCTTCCCGGATGGCTGGGCTAAGAACGTCTTCAGCGATGCCAAATGCCTCACGGAAGACAAGGTTGACGAGGTATTGAAGGAGTTTCTAAAAGATTTTAGGCAAGGTACTCTGGGGACCAATGGCTGGCCAGCTTCTCATTCTGCTTATATAGTTTCTAAAGCGGCGTTAAACGCTTACACGAGGATTTTAGCAGCCAAGTACCCCAAGTTTTGTGCAAATTGCGTCTGCCCTGGATTCGTCAAGACGGATATATTGCACCGGACCGGTTTCTTGACTCCGGAAGAAGGGGCGGAAGGTCCCGTGAGTCTGTCCTTGCTGCCCGATGACGGCCCATCTGGCCGATTCTTTGAAGGGACGAAAGAATCGTCCTTCGTCTCGTATGAGGATGATTATTATCTTCCAAATGGCGAAAAGTTTATCCTTCCTAATTTTAATTGA
- the LOC115748567 gene encoding (+)-neomenthol dehydrogenase-like isoform X1 — MSISCSSSMADSKSKRYAVVTGSNKGIGFAICKLLASKGIVVVLTARDEKRGLEAVEKLKLEPGLSDHVFFHQLDVSDPASVSSLADFVKCQFGKLDILVNNAAILGCIVDADALRAAGIGKEQLKWSEISTTTYELTEECININYCGAKRMVDAFIGLLQLSDSPRIVNVSSGAGKLALFPDGWAKNVFSDAKCLTEDKVDEVLKEFLKDFRQGTLGTNGWPASHSAYIVSKAALNAYTRILAAKYPKFCANCVCPGFVKTDILHRTGFLTPEEGAEGPVSLSLLPDDGPSGRFFEGTKESSFVSYEDDYYLPNGEKFILPNFN, encoded by the exons ATGTCCATTTCTTGTTCATCGTCCATGGCAGACTCCAAATCTAAGAG GTATGCAGTTGTAACAGGATCAAACAAAGGCATTGGATTTGCCATATGCAAGCTCTTGGCTTCCAAGGGGATTGTGGTGGTATTGACTgcaagagatgagaagagaggaCTGGAAGCTGTGGAGAAGCTCAAACTAGAGCCTGGCCTCTCTGACCATGTCTTCTTCCACCAGCTTGATGTCTCTGATCCTGCCAGCGTTTCATCTCTTGCGGACTTCGTTAAGTGCCAATTTGGAAAGCTCGATATTCTG GTGAACAACGCTGCTATATTGGGATGCATTGTTGATGCCGATGCTTTAAGAGCAGCCGGCATCGGAAAG GAGCAACTTAAGTGGAGTGAAATCTCGACAACGACATACGAGTTAACTGAAGAGTGCATTAACATCAACTATTGCGGTGCCAAAAGGATGGTTGATGCATTCATTGGCCTCCTCCAACTATCTGACTCGCCAAGGATTGTTAATGTTTCCTCTGGCGCCGGGAAGCTCGCG CTCTTCCCGGATGGCTGGGCTAAGAACGTCTTCAGCGATGCCAAATGCCTCACGGAAGACAAGGTTGACGAGGTATTGAAGGAGTTTCTAAAAGATTTTAGGCAAGGTACTCTGGGGACCAATGGCTGGCCAGCTTCTCATTCTGCTTATATAGTTTCTAAAGCGGCGTTAAACGCTTACACGAGGATTTTAGCAGCCAAGTACCCCAAGTTTTGTGCAAATTGCGTCTGCCCTGGATTCGTCAAGACGGATATATTGCACCGGACCGGTTTCTTGACTCCGGAAGAAGGGGCGGAAGGTCCCGTGAGTCTGTCCTTGCTGCCCGATGACGGCCCATCTGGCCGATTCTTTGAAGGGACGAAAGAATCGTCCTTCGTCTCGTATGAGGATGATTATTATCTTCCAAATGGCGAAAAGTTTATCCTTCCTAATTTTAATTGA
- the LOC115748567 gene encoding (+)-neomenthol dehydrogenase-like isoform X4, producing the protein MAESTKRYAVVTGSNKGIGFAICKLLASKGIVVVLTARDEKRGLEAVEKLKLEPGLSDHVFFHQLDVSDPASVSSLADFVKCQFGKLDILVNNAAILGCIVDADALRAAGIGKEQLKWSEISTTTYELTEECININYCGAKRMVDAFIGLLQLSDSPRIVNVSSGAGKLALFPDGWAKNVFSDAKCLTEDKVDEVLKEFLKDFRQGTLGTNGWPASHSAYIVSKAALNAYTRILAAKYPKFCANCVCPGFVKTDILHRTGFLTPEEGAEGPVSLSLLPDDGPSGRFFEGTKESSFVSYEDDYYLPNGEKFILPNFN; encoded by the exons ATGGCAGAGTCAACAAAGAG GTATGCAGTTGTAACAGGATCAAACAAAGGCATTGGATTTGCCATATGCAAGCTCTTGGCTTCCAAGGGGATTGTGGTGGTATTGACTgcaagagatgagaagagaggaCTGGAAGCTGTGGAGAAGCTCAAACTAGAGCCTGGCCTCTCTGACCATGTCTTCTTCCACCAGCTTGATGTCTCTGATCCTGCCAGCGTTTCATCTCTTGCGGACTTCGTTAAGTGCCAATTTGGAAAGCTCGATATTCTG GTGAACAACGCTGCTATATTGGGATGCATTGTTGATGCCGATGCTTTAAGAGCAGCCGGCATCGGAAAG GAGCAACTTAAGTGGAGTGAAATCTCGACAACGACATACGAGTTAACTGAAGAGTGCATTAACATCAACTATTGCGGTGCCAAAAGGATGGTTGATGCATTCATTGGCCTCCTCCAACTATCTGACTCGCCAAGGATTGTTAATGTTTCCTCTGGCGCCGGGAAGCTCGCG CTCTTCCCGGATGGCTGGGCTAAGAACGTCTTCAGCGATGCCAAATGCCTCACGGAAGACAAGGTTGACGAGGTATTGAAGGAGTTTCTAAAAGATTTTAGGCAAGGTACTCTGGGGACCAATGGCTGGCCAGCTTCTCATTCTGCTTATATAGTTTCTAAAGCGGCGTTAAACGCTTACACGAGGATTTTAGCAGCCAAGTACCCCAAGTTTTGTGCAAATTGCGTCTGCCCTGGATTCGTCAAGACGGATATATTGCACCGGACCGGTTTCTTGACTCCGGAAGAAGGGGCGGAAGGTCCCGTGAGTCTGTCCTTGCTGCCCGATGACGGCCCATCTGGCCGATTCTTTGAAGGGACGAAAGAATCGTCCTTCGTCTCGTATGAGGATGATTATTATCTTCCAAATGGCGAAAAGTTTATCCTTCCTAATTTTAATTGA